The following nucleotide sequence is from Sphingomonas swuensis.
CGGCGAACTGGCGCTGGAGCTCGCCGGACTGGTGCTTCTTGGCGTCGGCGTGGCGCAGCTCGTCAATGCCTATAAGGCGAAGTTCCTCCAGCATCTCGAGCCGCAGGTCGCAAGCCAGCCGTGGGCGCGGTGGAGCGGCCAGGCCGGCTATGCCGCGCGCGGGCTGGTGTTCCTGATCAGCGGCACCTTCCTCGTCGCCGCCGGCTTCAAGGAACGCGCGAGCGAGGCGGGCGGAATGGCCGAGGCGCTGGCCTGGCTGACTTCGCCGTGGGACGTGCTGGTCGCCATCGGGCTGCTCCTGTTCGGGGTCTACAGCCTGATCGAGGCACGCTATCGGGTGCTCCAGGACGTGCCCGTCGACGGCATGGCCGCAAAGGCTCGCTCCAAGCTTCCGATCTGAGCTAAATGCCGGAAATAAGCGGAAAAGCTTGCCTCGACGACGCCGTGAACATATAACGAACGAATGGCGCAGCTCGACACTCGCGAGAAGCTTGGGATCCTCGCGGACGCGGCGAAATATGATGCGAGTTGCGCGTCGTCGGGCACCTCCAAGCGCAACAGCGTCGGCGGAAAGGGCATCGGCTCGACCGAAGGCATGGGGATCTGCCACGCCTATGCGCCCGACGGTCGCTGCATCAGCCTGCTCAAGATCCTGCTGACCAACAGCTGCATCTTCGATTGCCATTATTGCATCAACCGCAAGAGCTCGAACGTGCGGCGGGCGCGGTTCACGGCGCAGGAAGTGGTGAACCTCACCCTCGCCTTCTACAAGCGCAACTATATCGAGGGACTGTTCCTCTCCTCGGGGATCATCGCTTCGTCCAACTACACGATGGAGCAATTGGTCGAGGTCGCGCGCAGCCTTCGCGAGGACCATGACTTCCGTGGCTACATCCACCTCAAGACCATCCCCGATGCCGATCCCGAGCTGGTGCAGAAGGCCGGGCTCTACGCGGACCGCGTGTCGATCAACGTCGAGCTTCCGACCGCGCCCGGGCTGAAGCGGCTCGCCCCCGAGAAGAGCGTCGGCCAGATCGAGGGCGCGATGGCCGGCATGAAGGGCGCGATCGAGGACGGGCGCGACGCCAAGAAGAAGTACAAGTCGGCGCCGAGCTTCGCGCCGGCCGGGCAGTCGACCCAGATGATCGTCGGGGCGGACGCGGCGACCGACAGCGACATCGTCGCCAAGGCGAGCACGCTCTACGACCGCTTCAGCCTTCGCCGGGTCTATTATTCGGCCTTCTCGCCGATCCCCGATGCGAGTGCGGTGCTGCCCTTGCAACGTCCGCCCCTGATGCGGGAGCACCGCCTCTACCAGTCCGACTGGCTGATGCGCTTCTATGGGTTCAAGCCCGATGAGGTGGTGAGCGCGGCGGGCGATGACGGAATGCTGCCGCTCGACATCGACCCCAAGCTCGCCTGGGCACTCAAGTTTCGCGAATACTTCCCGGTCGACGTCAACAAGGCGACGAAGGAGCAGTTGCTGCGGGTGCCAGGGCTCGGGACCAAGGCCGTGTCGCGAATCCTGAGCTCGCGTCGCTTCCGCACGTTCACCCTCGACGACGTGGCTCGGCTGACGGTGAGCGTCGCCAAGATCCGGCCTTTCATCGTGACCAGCGACTGGCGCCCGACGCTGCTGACCGACAAGGCCGACCTCAAGCGCTGGATCAAGCCCGAGAAGAGCCAGATGGAGCTGTTCGCCGCATGAGCGACGCCAACGGGCGGTGCGGCAATCCCGCCGACCTGTTCGACCGGCGCCACGGAGTGAGCGGCAGTGCGGGCGTGCTGCTGCCCGACGGGCCGCAGATCGACCCGCTCAAGATCACCCTCGACCAGCCCGACGATTTCGACGGCTGGCGCGAGGCGGCGCGCGAGCTGGTCATGGCCGGCGTGCCGCCCATGGGCGTGGTTTGGCAGGTCGCTGGCGAGGACGGCGAGCTGTTCGGAAGCGAGGGCGCGGCGCCGCCTTCTTCGGGCCAGCCGATGTTCTCGGTGCCCAAGCCGTTCATCGACATGGCCAAGGCGGCGATCTGCCATTCGGAGCCGCAGCGCTTTGCCCTGCTCTACACCCTGCTGTGGAAATTGAAGGCCAATCGCCGGGCGCTTGAGGATCGCGCCGACCCTCTTGTCGACCGGCTCGAGAAGCTCGCCAAGGAAGTGCGGCGTGACGCGCACAAGATGCACGCCTTCGTCCGCTTCCGCGAGGTGGCGGAGGATGGCACCACGCGCTTCGTCGCCTTCTTCGAGCCCGACCATCATATCGTCCGGCGCGAGGCGGGCTTCTTCGTCCGCCGCTTCGCCACCATGCGCTGGTCGATCCTCACGCCCGAGCTGTCGATCCACTGGGATCCGGCGAGCGAGATCCTGAGCGAGGGACCCGGCGCCAACCGCTCGCAGGCGCCCGACGGCGATCCGCTCGAGGACATGTGGCGGACCTATTATTCGAGCATCTTCAACCCGGCGCGCCTCAAGGTGAAGGCGATGCTCAAGGAGATGCCCAAGAAATATTGGAAGAACATGCCCGAGACGGCGCTGGTCGCGCCGCTGATCGCGGGCGCTCGGGCACGGGAGCTGGAGATGATCGAACGCGCACAGGCGGCCCCGCGACCCGGTGGCAACCTCGAAGCGGCCTGGGCCGCGCTGCGCGAGGAGGCGATGCACTGCACCCGCTGCGACCTGTTCCGCTGCGGCACCCAGACGGTGTTCGGCGAGGGCCCGCTCGACCCGCGCATCTTCTTCGTTGGAGAGCAGCCGGGCGATCAGGAGGATCTCGCCGGACGGCCGTTCGTGGGCCCGGCCGGGCAATTGTTCGACGCGGCACTGGAGAAGGCGGGGATCGACCGCTCGACCACCTACGTCACCAATGCGGTCAAGCATTTCAAGTTCGTGCTGCGCGGCAAGAAGCGCATCCATGCGCGCCCCGACACCGCCGAGATCGACGCCTGCAAATGGTGGCAGGAGCAGGAGCGCGCGCTGATCCGGCCGCCGCTGACCGTCGCGCTCGGAGCCACCGCTGCCCGCTCGCTGACCGGCAAGACGGTGACCATCAGCAAGGTGCGCGACGCACCCCTGCTGCTGGCCGATGGCAGCGAATGCTGGGTGACGGTGCACCCGAGCTTCCTGCTCCGCATTCCCGAAGAGGATCGCCGGCAGGAGGAGCGCGCACGCTTCGTCGAGGATCTGCAACGGATCCGGGCGCGGAGCGAGGAACTGGCGGGCTAGCCGCCGCTCCTCCGCGGGGGAGGAGCGATCAGAACTCCGCCTTGAGGCTCAGCCGCGCTGTGCGCGGAGCGCCGGGAGCGATGTTGTTGTCGTTGTGCGCGGTCGGGAAATAGTCGCGGTTGGTGAGGTTCTCGACGTTGAGCTGCGCCTCAATGCCGGGGGCGAGCTTGTAGAAAAGCGCGCCGTCGATGCGGGCGTAGCCGGGTAGCACGGTCGCGGTGCTAACCGCGCCGGTGCCGCCGAGCGAAGCGGTGCTCTTCGAGCGGGCGAGCAGGCCGAGGCCGGCGGCGAGCGGCTTGCTGAACTGATACTTGGACCAGAGCGAGAAGCTGTGTCGCGGCACCAGGGGAACCTTGCGCCCGGCGGGCGCCGAGGCGGTGGTGCGGAGGATCTCGCTGTCCTGCAGCGCATAGCCGGCCGAGACCTGGAGGCGCGAGGCGATGCTCCGCTCGAGGCCGAGCTCGAGCCCGCGGGTGCGGGTCGCGCCGGTCAGCAGCGGCGGAAGCCCGACGACAGGGTTGGGCGACTGGGTATTGCTGCGGTCGAGCTGGTAGAGCGCGGCGGTGGCGAGGAGGCCATCGAGCAGCTCCCACTTGGCGCCGACCTCCATATTGTCGAACCGCTCGGGCTTCAGCGCCTCGCTTGTCTGCGTCAGGCCCGAGAACTGGTCACCCGACTGCGGCAGGAACGAGCGCGAGAAGCTGGTGTAGAGCGACAGGTCGCGGCGCGGCTTGAGGACGAGCCCGACCCGCGGGGAGACCAGGCGGTCGGTGCGGCCAAAGGTCGGAACGGTGGTCCTCTCGTCGGTGACGCGCAGCTTGAAGCGATCGTAGCGCAGGCCGGCGACCAGCTCGATCCAGTCGGCAGGACGAAGCTGGGTCTGGACATAGCCGGCGGCGACGGTGGCACGGGTCCGGTTGTCGGCGTCGGTGGCCGAGCGGAAGAAGTCGATCCGGCGCTCGACCGTCGTGTCGGCCAGGCTGACCCGGCCGAGGCTTGCGTCGACCGCGCCGAGGTCATTGAGGAAGCGCCCGCTCAGCCGCTGGTTACGGCTCTTCTGGCGGCCGAGCTCGACCCCGACGAGCCAAGTCTGGTCGATCCCTGCGATGCGGCCGTCCCACACGAGGTCGGTCTGGCTGATGAGGTTCCGGCGATCGTTGCGGCTGTTGTAGGCGCCGATCGCGACCGTTCCGCTATTCGCGTTCGAGCTCGGGAAGACGTTGACATAGTACTTGTCGTAGTCGGCCAACTGGGTGCGGTGGCGGAGCAGCAGCGCTTCGCCGAACTTCTGCTCGACCGCGAGCGTGGCGATCTGGACGTCGGCGTCGGAGACGCTGTTCGACGGATCGCCGAAGAAGTCGCGGTCGTAGCCCTTGATCGGGCGCCCGTTCAGCGAGGGCACGCCGCGGTCGGTGGTCCGGCGGTCGTGGAAATATTCGTAGGACAGGTCGACCCGTGTGTCGGCGCCGGGCTGCCAGCCGATCGTCGGGTTGATGCCGTAGCGCTTGAGGTCGACGTCGCGGCGGAAGCTGTCGCCCTTCTCGTAGACACCGTTGACCCGGAGCCCGAGCGCGCCGGTGAGGCGCAGGCTGTCGTCGGCGGTGAGGCGCGTACCGCCCTCGCTGTCATGGCTGAGGATGAATTGCTGGCTGTCCTTGACGCCGGCGCGCTTGGTGACGCGGTTGATGATCCCGCCGCCGCCCCCACGGCCGAAGATCATCGCATTGGGGCCCTTGAGCACCTCGACACGGTCGAGATTGTAGAAGTCGCGGAAATATTGCGCGTCGTCGCGGATCCCGTCGACGAAGAAGTCGGCGGTGGTGTTGTTGCCGCGCAGAGTCAGCTGGTCGCGATTGGCCTCGCCGGTGCCCGGGGTCGCGCCGGGGACGAACAGCAGGAGGTCGGCGACCGAGCGCAGCGACTGGTCCTCGATCTGCGCTTCCGACACGACCGAGATCGCCTGCGGAATGTCGCGCACCAGCGTGTTGGTCCTGGTACCGGTGACGGTCGATTTCACCCCATATTCGTCGCGCTTGCCGGTGACGGTGACCACTTGCGCGGCCTGCTCCTCGGCGGTGGTCGCGGTGCCGATTGCGACGACTTCCGCGGCGAGGACCGAGGAAGCGGGCACAACGAGGAGGGTGGCGCCAGCAAGGGCGCGAGCAACGGTACGCAAGGCAGAAAGCCCCTTCGAGTCAGGATCGTTTCGGTCCGATCCTGCTAAAGCTAATGCGAGTTATTCGCAAGAAGAGGTCGCTGACTGATGGAAAGGTTCATCAGCCAGCCTTGTTCAATCGAATGAATCGATGATCTACTCGGCTGCGAGCAGCTCCTCGGCGCCGCCGAGGTCGACCGAGACGATCCGGCTGACGCCCTTTTCGACCATCGTCACACCATAGAGGCGATGCATCCGGCTCATGGTCACCGCATTGTGGGTGACGATGAGGTAGCGGGTGTCGGTTTCGGCGGTCATCCGCACAAGGAGGTCGCAGAAGCGCTCCACGTTGGCGTCGTCGAGCGGGGCGTCGACTTCGTCGAGCACGCAGATCGGCGAAGGCTTGGTCAGGAACAGCGCGAAGATGAGCGCGACCGCGGTCAGCGCCTGCTCGCCGCCCGAGAGGAGCGACAGGGCGCTGAGCCGCTTACCGGGCGGCTGCGCCATGATCTCGAGACCCGCCTCGAGCGGATCGTCGCTGTCGATCAGCGCGAGGTGCGCCTGGCCGCCGTCGAACAGGGTGGTGAAAAGGCTCCGGAAGTGGCGGTCGACCTGCTCGAAGGCGTCGAGCAGGCGGAGCCGGCCCTCGCGATTGAGGCTTCCGATCGAGCCGCGCAGGCGATGAATCGCCTGGGTCAGCTCATCGCGCTCGGCGGCGCCCTGGGTGCGGGCCTCATCGAGCTCGGCGAGCTCCTGCTCGGCGACGAGGTTGACCGGCCCGATCCGCTCGCGCTCGGCGGTCAGGCGTTCGAGCGACTGGCTTTCCTCGACCGAGTCGGCGAGGTCGTCGGGCGCGAAGCCTAGCTTTCCGGGAAGCAGCGGCGGGGGGCATTCGAACTTCTCGCCGCAGACCCGGCCATATTCGATCCGCCGCAGGGCCTGCGCCTCGGCCCGGGTTGCCGCGGCGGCGCGCCGCTCACGAGCCAGAGCCATCGCCTCGTTGGCCTGGGCGAGCGCCTTGCCGACGTCGGCGAGCGCGGCCTCGGCCTCGCGCTCGGCGGCAAGCGCCGCGCCGATCGCCGCGCTCGAACCCTGCAGCTCCTGCTCGTGGGCGGCGACCTGTGCGGCGAGCCGCTCGGGTTCGCCCGCGAGCGCCGTGGCCTCGCTTGCCAGCTCCTCGGCGCGGCGCTCAGCGCCGGCGATCCGCTGCATCGCCGTGCGGGAGCGCTCGTCCCACGCCGACTGCTCGCGGGCAGCGGCAAGCTGGCGGTCACGATCGCTGGCAGCGGAGCGCGCGGCAGTTGCGAGTTCGGCGCGGTGATCGGCGACCGAGCGACCGCGCTCGGCGGCAATCGCGCGGGCGTCGGCGAGTTCGCCGGCAAGCGCGTCCTGCGCGGGCAGCGCGGCAAGCACCGCCTCGGCCTGCGCGACCGAGTTCGCCGAGGCGTCGAGCACGGGGGCGAGCTCCTCGCGGCGCTGGCGAAGTGAAGCACGCTGTTCCTCGTGCCGCTCGAGCGCGGCGGCGGCGGCGTCCTCGTCGCGGCGGGCCTGGCGAGCGGTGTTTTCCGCGGCGAGCAGCTCGGCCCGGGCCCGGTCGGCGGCCGTGGCGACGGCGGTCACCCTGGCAAGCGCCTCCTCGCGCTCGCGGGTGGCCGCATCGAATCGCCCACGAAGTTCAGGGAGCCTGTCGTCGAGCGCGGCGAGGCGATTGGCGCGCTCGAGCCGCTCGGCCGCGGCGGCGCCGCTTCCGCTGCTGACGAATCCGTCCCAGCGGCGAAGCCGGCCGTCGCGGGTCACCAGCCGCTGCCCCGCGGCGAGCGGCTGTCCGTCGTCGGCGTCGGCGACCCCGACCTGGGCGAGGCGGCGGGCAAGCTCGGGTGGCGCGGTGACCAGGGTTGCGAGGGGGACAAGACCGTCGGCCAGCGGGGGATCGTAGGGCGAGGGCTCGACCCCCGCCCAGCCGCGCTCGCCCGCGCTTCCGACCGGGGCGCCGAGATCGTCGCCGAGCGCGGCGGCCAAGGCCTTCTCGTAGCCCGACGCGACCGTGATGCTGGCAAGGACGCCCGAGCCCTTGCCTTGGCTGAGCGCACGGCGAAGCGCCTCGGCCTCGCTGGTCGCAGCGGCATGGGCGGCGCGGGCTTCGGCGAGCGCGGCCTCGGCAAGGTTGCGTGCCTCGGCGGCCTTCCCGCGCTCCTGCTCGGCGGCGGCGATCGCCTGCTCGGCGCTGGCCGCCTTGGCGGAAGCCTCGGCCGCGCGCGCCGCGGCCTGGTCACGGCGGGCGGAGTGGTCGGCACCGTCGCCGAGGCGGCCCAGCTGGTCCTCGAGCCGGCGAGCCTCGTCGGCGAGCCGTGCCGCATGGCTGCGCGCCGCATTGAGCGCGGCGAGCGCGACCTGCCGCTCGGCGCGGAGTGCGGCTTCGCGGGTCAGGAGACCGGCGAGCGCCGCCTCGGCCGCCCGAGCCTGTTCCTCGGCGCCGCGCAACTGGTCGGTCAGTCGCGCCTGGTGATCGGTAGAGTCGGCAAGTCGCGCCGCGATGGCCTCTTGTTCGGCAGCGAGGGCGGCCATCGCCTGGGTCGCGTCGGCGGACAGCGCCTGCTCGCGCGTGCGCTCGGCGTCGAGCTGCCCGGCGCTGCGCTCGAGCTCGACCAGACGGTGGCGGGCGGTGTCGAGCGCGGCGCGGGTGGTGGCGAGCTTGTGGGCGAGCTCCTGCCCTTCCTCGCGGGCGCGGGTCGCCGCCTGCCGCCGCTCCGCGACCAGCCCGGCGGCGACCTGCTGCGCGGCCTGGGCGCGCCCGAGTCCGGCGGTCAGCGCCTCCACTTCGCGAGCGGCGCGATCGGCTTCGACCCCGGCCTCGCGGGCGGCGGCATCGGCCTCGGCCCAGCGGCGGTAGATCAGCCGGCCCTCGCTCAACCGGATCCGGTCGGTCAGCGCCCGATAGCGCTCCGCGGCGCGGGCCTGGCGACGGAGCGCGGCGGCGCGGATTTCCTGGTCGCCGAGCAATTCGTCGAGCCGCTGGAGGTTGGTCTCGGTCGCGCGGAGCTTCTGCTCGGCATCCTTGCGGCGGACGTGGAGGCCGGCAATCCCGGCCGCTTCCTCGAGCATCGCCCTTCGCTCTGCGGGCTTGGCCGAGATGAGCGCGCCGATCCGGTTCTGGCTGACCAGAGCGGGAGAGTGGGCGCCGGTCGCCGCGTCGGCGAACAGCAGGGCGACGTCCTTCTGGCGAACGTCGCGGCCGTCGATCCGGTAGGCAGAACCGGCGCCGCGCTCGATCCGGCGGGTGACCTCGCTCTCGCCGTCAGCCGAGCTTTCGACCAAGAGCGAGACCTCGGCGAAATCGCGCGGCGGGCGCTGCGCGGTGCCGGCGAAGATCACGTCCTCCATCCCGCCGCCGCGAAGCGACTTGGGACTGCCCTCGCCCATCACCCAGCGGAGCGCCTCGAGCAGGTTCGACTTGCCGCAGCCATTGGGCCCAACGACGCCCGTCAGCCCCGGCTCGATCCGAAGATCGGCCGGTTCGACGAAGCTCTTGAAGCCGGTCAGCTTGAGGCGGCGAAACCGCACCGTCTGGTCACTCCCCCCGGGTGTGGACGGCGCCCTGGGGATCAGAGCGCCTTCTTGATGCCGGCTTCGAGCTGCTGCCAGGTCGGCGTTCCCACCTTGATGTCGACCACGTCGCCGTTGACAAGGAAGGTCGGAGTGCCGGGAATGTCATATTGCGTGCTGGCATCGCTCAGCATCTGCACCAGCCGGTCGATCTCGGCCTGGTTGGCGAGGCACTGGCTGGTCTTGCCGGACGGCAGGCCCCGCTGAGCGGCCCATTCCTGAAGCCCGCTGAGCTGCGCCATCTGCTGGAACTGCTGCCCGGGCGGGAGAGTCTGGAGCGCCTGCAGGCGATCCTGCGGCGCCGACTGGAGCTTCTCGAAGACGGTCTTCTGGTCGGCGAAAAGCGCGTTCGTCAGCGTGAAGAACTGCGGGGTGGCGCCGGCGCAGCGGGTGATCAGCGACGCCGTCATGTCGAGCGGGTCACGCACATAGTTGCGGAATTCGAAGCTGACATTGCCGTTCTTCACATATTGCTCGACGAGGCTGGGCTCACCCTCGCGCGAGAAGTCGGCGCAGTGCGAGCAGGTCATCGAGGCGAACTCGACCACCTTCACCTTGGCCTGCGGATTGCCCATCAGCATCCCGCCCTCGGTGGTCTGGGTGACGAGCTTGGTCCAGTCGCCGTTGGGTGCCTGCACCGGCGCGGCGGCGGGATTGTCGTTCTGGGCAGTCGGCTCCTGCTTGCAGGCCGAAGCACCGAGCGCGAGCGCGCTGACAGCCAATCCCAACATCAACTTGTTCATAGGTCCTGGTCACTCCGTTTGGGCGATGGTTTGAGCTTGAATGGGGCGGCGACGATCCGCGGCGGCCCGGCATTGGCGGCGATCGCGCCGGCCATGTTCTCGAGCACGGTCCGCAGTTCGGGATCGGCAATCTCGCGCAGGCCGTCGCCGAGCTCGCGCGGGACTGGCGCGGGCTGCGGGCGTGGTGGTCGCGGCGCGGGCCGGAGCGCGGCGCCGTGGCGGAAGACGACCTTCTCGACCGCGGCATAGCCGAAGAAGCGATTGACCCGCTCGATGATCATCGGCCCGAGATGCTGGAGCAAAGGCGCGTGGGCTCCCTCGACCGCGAGGGTCAGGGTCCCGCCGCCCTTCTTGCCGGCCGGAAAGCGGATCGATTCGGGGGTGGAGACCCTGGCGTAACGCTCGCCGACGATCTCCTGCCAGCGCGAGACCACTGCGCCCTGGATGAAGCCGAAGCGCTTGAAGGCGAGCCCGCCGATGTCGAGCGCCAGTTCGCCCGCCGCGCGGGCGCGGTTCTGGCGGGGCGCGTCGGCTGGTTCGGGCTTTTTCTTCGACATGTTCGCCTGCCATGCCATAGGCGGCGCATGGACGCCACCGCAGCCGCGCTGCTGCTCGACCATTATGATTCCGCTCGCCGCGACCTTCCCTGGCGGAGCGATTCGCCGGACCCCTACAGGGTGTGGCTGAGCGAAGTCATGCTCCAGCAGACCACCGTCGCCACCGTCACTCCGCGCTTCCTTCGCTTCGTCGAACGGTGGCCGACGGTCGAGGCGCTGGCGGCGGCGAGCGACGAGGAGATCCTCGGCGAGTGGGCCGGGCTCGGCTATTATGCACGGGCGCGCAATCTCATCGCCTGTGCCCGCAAGGTCGCCGCAGACGGCGGCTTTCCCGTCACGGAGGCTGGTCTCCGCGCACTTCCGGGGCTTGGCGCCTACACCGCGGCGGCGGTCGCGGCGATCGCCTTCGGCCAGCCGGCGGTACCGATCGACACCAATGTCGAGCGGGTGATCGCCCGCTTCTACGGCCTCACGGAGCGGAGCGCAGTGCCGGCGGCGGCCAGGGCCTTCTTCCCGGGGGCACGCAACGGCGACGTGGCGCAGGCGCTGATGGATCTCGGCGCGACCCTCTGTCGGCCAAGGGCGCCCGCCTGCCCCGCGTGCCCGCTTTGGAAGCACTGCCAAGCCGCGGCGAGCGGCACCCCCGAGGCCTTTCCCGCGCCCAAGGTTCGCAAGGCCCGCCCGCACCGCTTCGGAATCGCCTGGTGGGTGCGGAAGGATGATCACGTCTGGCTCGTCCGCCGCGCACAGCAGGGCTTGCTCGGCGGAATGGCCGCGCTGCCCGGGCCCGAGTGGCAGGATGAGCGGCCCTCGGCCAACGCGATCGCCATCCACCGCCACGGCTTCACTCATTTCACGCTCGATCTTCTGGTCGTGCCCGCAGCCGAACCGCCCGACGGCGAGGGCTGGTGGCAACCACTGCAAGGGATCGCCGACGCCGGCCTCCCGACCCTCTATGCGCGGGCGATCAAGGCCGCGCTGACCGCCGAACGGGAGCCGCGACTTGCCGCCTGACATCTTCTTCGCCGGGCCCGGGCTCGACCGTGCCGATCAGCTGCGGGGCGCGCCCGAGCGCCTTGCGGAGCTCGCCGAAGCGACGGGCGCGAGGGAGCTCATCTGGGAGCATGGCCTTCCGGCGCTCGACCCCGACGGAGCGCTGCGCTGGGGACCGCTTCGCGACCCGGCGCTATTCCTCGGGATCGACGGCGACACGCCCTGCTTCTCGCCAGTGGGTGCCGAAGGCGGCGACCTTCGCGCGCAGTTCGGCGCGCTGGCCCACCTGACGGCGGCCGACGCGCCGGTCTTCGCCGCCGCGACCAGCCTTTCGAGCTGGCACCGGCGGCACCGCTTCTGCGCCAACTGCGGCAGTTCGAGCGAGATCGTCCGCGGCGGTTGGTCGCGGCGCTGCGGCGCCTGCCAGGCGGAGCATTTTCCGCGGGTCGATCCGGTGGTGATCATGCTTGCCGAGCATGACGGGCGAGTGCTGCTCGGCCGGCAGCCGCGCTTTCCACCGCAGCGCTATTCGGCTCTGGCGGGTTTCGTCGAGGTCGGCGAAGCGCTCGAGGATGCCGTCGCGCGGGAGCTGTTCGAGGAGGCGGGGGTGCGCGTCGACGACGTCCGCTATGTCGCGAGCCAGCCGTGGCCCTTTCCTTCGTCGCTGATGATCGCCTGCACCGCGAAGGCGCGAGACGACGCGCTGACGATCGACACGACCGAGCTCGAGGATGCGCGCTGGTTTACCCGCGCCGAGGTCGCCGCGGCGATGGCGGGCGAGATCGACCCGGCCTTCGTCGCGCCGCCTCCTTTTGCCATCGCGCACAGCCTGCTTGCCCACTGGTTGGCCGCTTGAAGAACTCAAGGGGCCCGCTTAAAGAGCGCGGGCATTTTCTCATCCATCGGACGCGCTAGAACCATCATGCAGGACAATAACAACACGGTCGCCGGCTGGGTGCTGTTCGCCGGAATCGTCGCGCTGGGCAGCAGCCTGGTCGCCGGCACCTACTTCCACGGCGAGCGTCCGGAGAAGATGGGCTATCCGATCGAGGGCGTGGTCGAGGAAGGCGGCAGCGGCGAGGCCGAGCAGCCGATCGAATTCTATCTCGCCAGCGCCGACGCGGCCAAGGGCGCGGACGTGTTCAAGAAGTGCCAGGCCTGCCACAATGCCGAGAAGGGCGGAGCGAACGCGCTAGGCCCGAACCTCTACGGCGCCTTCGGCAAGCCGCACGGCCACGTCCCGGGCTTCGCTTATTCGGATGCCCTGAAGGGAGTTCCGGGCGTGTGGGACTGGAAGAGCATGAGCGAGTGGCTCGCCAATCCGAAGAAGTATGCGCCGGGCACCAAGATGACCTTCGCGGGCCTCAGCAACCCCGAGGACCGGGCCAATGTCATGGCCTATCTCAACAGCAAGAGCGACGCGCCGATGCCGCTTCCGGCCGCGCCCGTCGCCTCGACCCCGGGCGCTGCCGGCGACAAGGCCGCCTCCGAGGCCGACGATGCCGGCGCGCAGAAGGCCGAGAACGAGCCGGTGCTGACCGAGCAGGACGCGCAGAAGGGCGGAATCGCCAACATCCGCGGCGAGGGTGCCCCCAAGGTCACCGCGCCGGGCACCACCGCGACGCCGGCGCCCAAGCAGTAGGCAGAATTCCCCGCCCAGGCGCTCAATGCGCCTGGCGGGGGCTTTCCATCAACTCGGTGAGCACTCCGCCCGTGTCCTTCGGATGAAGGAAGAAGATCGGCGTGCCGTGCGCCCCGATCCTTGTGGCTCCGAGGATGCGCACGCCGGCGCCCTCGAAATGCGCCCGCGCCTCGGCGATGTCGTGCACCTCGAAGCAGACATGATGCTGTCCGCCCTGCGGGTTCTTCTCGAGGAACTTCGCGACCGGGCTGTCGGGACCGAGCGGTTCGATCAGCTCGACCTGGCTGTTGGGCGCATCGACGAAGCACACCCGCACGCCTTGGGCAGGAAGGTCGAACGGCGGCGAGCTGGGCTCGACACCGTAGAGGGTACGGTACATGTCGAGACTACGCTCGATCGACGGGGTGGCGACCCCGACATGGTTCAGGCGTCCGAGTTTCATCGAGATCCTACTTCAGCGCTGCAATGGTCGATACGATCAGGGCGGCAAGGCTGAGCCCCAACCAGACGAACTTGAGTGCGATCAGCAGCTGCGCCTTGCCCGGCTCAAGCTCCCGGTCCGCGACGAACGCCGATTCCTGAACCGTCTGGGCTGACAAGGCATTGACCACGCCGCGGGCGAAGGCGACCGACGACAGAAGGAAGATCAGTGGCGGCAACCACTTGTCGAGTTCAAAGTGGGATGTTGTCATGCTTCTTCCACGGGTTCTCGAGGCTCTTGTCCTTGAGCTTCCGCAAGCCAAGCGCGACCTTCCGGCGGGTTTCGCGGGGCTGGATGACGTCGTCGATGAAGCCCATGCTCGCCGCCACGAACGGGTTGGCGAAGCGCGCCTCATATTCCTGCGTGCGC
It contains:
- a CDS encoding chromosome segregation SMC family protein, with the translated sequence MRFRRLKLTGFKSFVEPADLRIEPGLTGVVGPNGCGKSNLLEALRWVMGEGSPKSLRGGGMEDVIFAGTAQRPPRDFAEVSLLVESSADGESEVTRRIERGAGSAYRIDGRDVRQKDVALLFADAATGAHSPALVSQNRIGALISAKPAERRAMLEEAAGIAGLHVRRKDAEQKLRATETNLQRLDELLGDQEIRAAALRRQARAAERYRALTDRIRLSEGRLIYRRWAEADAAAREAGVEADRAAREVEALTAGLGRAQAAQQVAAGLVAERRQAATRAREEGQELAHKLATTRAALDTARHRLVELERSAGQLDAERTREQALSADATQAMAALAAEQEAIAARLADSTDHQARLTDQLRGAEEQARAAEAALAGLLTREAALRAERQVALAALNAARSHAARLADEARRLEDQLGRLGDGADHSARRDQAAARAAEASAKAASAEQAIAAAEQERGKAAEARNLAEAALAEARAAHAAATSEAEALRRALSQGKGSGVLASITVASGYEKALAAALGDDLGAPVGSAGERGWAGVEPSPYDPPLADGLVPLATLVTAPPELARRLAQVGVADADDGQPLAAGQRLVTRDGRLRRWDGFVSSGSGAAAAERLERANRLAALDDRLPELRGRFDAATREREEALARVTAVATAADRARAELLAAENTARQARRDEDAAAAALERHEEQRASLRQRREELAPVLDASANSVAQAEAVLAALPAQDALAGELADARAIAAERGRSVADHRAELATAARSAASDRDRQLAAAREQSAWDERSRTAMQRIAGAERRAEELASEATALAGEPERLAAQVAAHEQELQGSSAAIGAALAAEREAEAALADVGKALAQANEAMALARERRAAAATRAEAQALRRIEYGRVCGEKFECPPPLLPGKLGFAPDDLADSVEESQSLERLTAERERIGPVNLVAEQELAELDEARTQGAAERDELTQAIHRLRGSIGSLNREGRLRLLDAFEQVDRHFRSLFTTLFDGGQAHLALIDSDDPLEAGLEIMAQPPGKRLSALSLLSGGEQALTAVALIFALFLTKPSPICVLDEVDAPLDDANVERFCDLLVRMTAETDTRYLIVTHNAVTMSRMHRLYGVTMVEKGVSRIVSVDLGGAEELLAAE
- a CDS encoding thioredoxin domain-containing protein, whose product is MNKLMLGLAVSALALGASACKQEPTAQNDNPAAAPVQAPNGDWTKLVTQTTEGGMLMGNPQAKVKVVEFASMTCSHCADFSREGEPSLVEQYVKNGNVSFEFRNYVRDPLDMTASLITRCAGATPQFFTLTNALFADQKTVFEKLQSAPQDRLQALQTLPPGQQFQQMAQLSGLQEWAAQRGLPSGKTSQCLANQAEIDRLVQMLSDASTQYDIPGTPTFLVNGDVVDIKVGTPTWQQLEAGIKKAL
- a CDS encoding DUF721 domain-containing protein, translating into MSKKKPEPADAPRQNRARAAGELALDIGGLAFKRFGFIQGAVVSRWQEIVGERYARVSTPESIRFPAGKKGGGTLTLAVEGAHAPLLQHLGPMIIERVNRFFGYAAVEKVVFRHGAALRPAPRPPRPQPAPVPRELGDGLREIADPELRTVLENMAGAIAANAGPPRIVAAPFKLKPSPKRSDQDL
- a CDS encoding A/G-specific adenine glycosylase gives rise to the protein MDATAAALLLDHYDSARRDLPWRSDSPDPYRVWLSEVMLQQTTVATVTPRFLRFVERWPTVEALAAASDEEILGEWAGLGYYARARNLIACARKVAADGGFPVTEAGLRALPGLGAYTAAAVAAIAFGQPAVPIDTNVERVIARFYGLTERSAVPAAARAFFPGARNGDVAQALMDLGATLCRPRAPACPACPLWKHCQAAASGTPEAFPAPKVRKARPHRFGIAWWVRKDDHVWLVRRAQQGLLGGMAALPGPEWQDERPSANAIAIHRHGFTHFTLDLLVVPAAEPPDGEGWWQPLQGIADAGLPTLYARAIKAALTAEREPRLAA